The genomic stretch GGTGATTGATCTGAAACGGAGGCCAGTCCCTGCAATAGCCTAACAATCTCTGCAGTATCATCAAGGTAATACTTGGCTTTACTGGGTTTTCGACCAACCGTGCAAGCAAACACTTCAGCTGTAGGGGATAAAGCGGAGCCAGACATTGCGGTCATGATCTCTTCAAACATGTCCTCGTCAGACCGATCATCCCCTATGCAGAGAACAAAGTCCGGTGACAAACCTCTCTCTTTCATGGTTGAGAGTAGTCGTTGAGCTACGAGACCTTTGCTCACACCCTATTGCAATAAGAAAATGACGGTGAGTGTTCATCTTTCAAGCCATGAACTATGTAAGGACATGTGATTTGCTCACCTGTGGCTTAACTTCAACATTGTTTGGCCCACTTTTCACAGAAACGGGTTCGTTAGCAAGGACACTTTCAAGATGATCGAAAAGTTCCTTGGCTTGACACGATCCAAAATCTGGATCAGCATCCTCGTAGCACCAAACCAGTGCAGTTTCCTTGTTCTCGATGGTTGAACCATCTGTTGTTTCGGTGTATAGCCTCATAACAGGCTCAGCAATTTGCTTCCAGCTACGATCAGCGACTGTAACACATGTTTCCCATTCTGCATCTCTCCTTAGCCTGCAAGCAGACATCAGAGACAATTGTTTATGTACTAAAGTGTAGAATTAGACCATGCAGCACACCTAGAGAATTGCTGATTATTACCTAAAGAAGTAGCCATGCTCTGCAGCCATTCCTAGATTCTCACAAGGAGAAAACCAATCGCTCAAAGAGCTTCGCTTTTGTGCACTCACTAGAAAGACTAGATTGTTTTTATCGCGACATAAGCTGTTAAAGATCTGAATAGATTTAGGGCTTGGGCTCTTATCAATTGATGCCTGTGGCATCAAAGTACCATCATAATCCAAAAGGATGGCACGAGTGCTAGTTCTCCTGTATGCAGAAACAATGTGCTCcatagcaagcttcctgaagttttgGTCAAGCGCCACAACTCTAAACTTCAATCCAAATCCTATTCCCCAACACCTTCTTCCGTCATGTTCCTTGCAAGTCCTCTCCAAATCCTGCAAAAAACTGTTGGCCCAATACCCAACATCATGTGAGATTACATACCTGTGGTGCTTCTCATGCCTTAGCTGTTTCTCTGCATCGGCCATTTCCAAGGCAGAGTCCATTGCATCAGCCACTGCATCGATGTTCCATGGATTCACCCTAATAGCCCCACTAAGGGAAGGAGAACAGCCAATGAACTCCGAAACGACTAACATGCTCTTCTTCAGGGTCGAGGGGTTCAAACCTAAAACCTCATCCAACTTATCATTCCCATGCCGAGCAATGATATACTCATAAGGAATAAGATTCATGCCATCCCGGACTGCCGTCACCAAACAACATTCTGCCACCACATAGTAGGCCATTCTCTCATAAAACTGGAGTGGCTTGTTGATTAGAATTACAGGGTTGTAATCAGTAAGCCCAAAAGCTTCATTGATCCGCTTCACCATTGCATAGCTCTCGGCCTCTACTTCTTTCACATCCTTCCCTTGTCCCCTGGCTGGATTTGCAATCTGAACTAAGACCACCCTTCCTCGCCACTCTGGATGCTGCATGAGGAGCTGCTCAAAAGCCAACAGCTTCAAGCTGATCCCTTTGAATATATCCATGTCATCAACTCCAAGCAGCATTACTCTGCCCCTATCACGGAACTGCTTCATGAGCTCCGCAACCTTTACCTCTGTCTCTGGAAGGCTTAACACCGAGCCAAGCTGGCCCATATGGATCCCAACAGGCAATATCTTAATGCTAACAGTGCGACCATAATACTCTAGCCCAATATAACCTCTCTTAGATTCATAGCTGAGCCCGAGCATCCGGCTACAGCAAGATAAGAAATGGCGGGCATAGTCAAACGTGTGGAACCCAATCAGATCAGAATTCAGCAGTGCTCGCAGAAGCTCCTCCCTGACCGGCAATGTCCTGTAGATCTCAGAAGAGGGGAAGGGGCTATGCAGGAAAAATCCAAGCTTCACACGGTTGAACCGCTTCCTGAGGAATGTGGGGAGGACTATGAGGTGGTAATCATGGACCCAAACGAAATCGTCATCTGGATTTATCACCTCAAGGATCATATCAGCGAAAATCTTGTTAACCGAGACATATGCTTGCCATAGACTCCGATCGAACCGTCCACCGAGATCAGGAGACAGTGGAAGCATGTAGTGGAAGAGAGGCCACAGCTGCTGCTTACAGAAGCCATGATAGAACCGAGAGCGGAGGTCTGCAGGAAGGAACACAGGCACACACTTGAAGGTCTCCAACAGTGTCTGGGAAACCTCATCTTGCTCCGGGATCGGTATTTCCTCACGCAGGCACCCAACATAGACAAATTCCATATCGGGATGCTCGCTTATACTATCTTTAAGCTGGAGGAGGAGGGAATCTTGGTCCAAGGAGAAGGTCCAGCCGCGGCCTTCCGGGCGTCGCTGGGCACGGATAGGAAGCTGGTTGGCGACAATAATGGTACGGTCACGGGGGGAAAGGGATGATCGTTCCGATGACGCATTGGACGCATCGTCGTCGGAATCATCAAGGTCCGGGACTATACCAGTTGCCGTCACCACGCGGGGGATGCCACGGCTGATTCGGCCTAGCGAAGGCGACTCGCCGGAGGCCAACTCCAGCAGATTGGAGTAAGATTTCGACAccattttgacaaaaaaaaaaaaaaaaagtaattttttgGGGGGTGATCCTACTACAAGTCTTTGCAGCAAGAGGAAGCTTCAAAAtggtctctttctctttcttcccCAGTTTACCATGAAGAAAACCCAGATCTAAGCATCTAACAATCCCAAAGAAGGTTTGTAGTTCCCGGTTGATTCCTTTACATGCTTTACAGTTTGCCAAGAGAACCAGGAAACGATGAGAGATTAAACCGAACAAGGATTCCGAAGACCTCGATAACAAGGAAAGGAATAAATGCAAGCGGAAAAGCTAGCGAGTGGATAAAATCTGGGGAATTCCCGCAAGGAATCAAATCAGATGAGTGAGAATAGAGAGAAAGAGGCCAACCTTTCTCTTTAAACGAAAACAACCGATTTAATGGAAGAAATCACGCTTCCACTATCCAAAGCTTCCGACGTAGAAGCAAAAGTAGCGATGCCTCGAAACAGATCACCAGGAAACCACTACGGTTCTCGAGATCGGGAAAATTCGCGGCAAAACGGGGGAAGATTCAACGGGGAAAAGGAGAGCGTTACCGGGATCGCAATCCTCCACGAATTCGAGCTCGATGTCCAGAGCGAAGATGGACTGGGacgaagaggagaggagaggagaggagagaatatgagaggagggagagggagggaggaaaaCAACGCTCGGCCTTAATTAAAATCCCTCGCGGCGATCGAACCGCTGCTGCTGGAGCTACGGTTTCGTACGGACAAGCAGCCGCTTCTACCCGGCAACAACTCTTTATTTATTCCCTTTAATTCTCTTGGGTTTAATTAAATCCTCTCTTTTGGCTCAGCGAGTGCATCGATCGAAATGACTATTCTGCCCTCGGATCTTGTCGCTAGATATGCGGGGATTCGCGCACCGCGTTCTCTGTGAGGGTACTTAAATCCGCCCTTCCACTGGGTTCTGACGACCAGATGACTCGTGAACGCACGGGGAGAAGCATGCGGAGCTTCGGAAGATCCGCGGGAGCGTGGAGGATAAGGCCGAGCCGGGACCCACGACGCCCCGCCGTCCACGTGCCATCTCCTGGCGACGCCCCACCGAAACGTGTCCTCGCCATCTCTCATTCGCCGCGAGCGGGTGTCTCGGGCGCAAGACCGCGTGCCCGTCATCCGATCGGCGCCCCGTGGGACCCCAAGGATCGCCTGCACCATCGGAGGGCTTCCAGGCCACGCGTCAACGTATTAAGTCCTTATCTCGTGGGCCCCAGAAGCCCTCCCAGCGAAAAGAACCCTGAACCGTGTCGCGGAAGCCGCAGCGGGCATCGTGGGGGCGCGGGGGGCCGCAAATGGACAAGGGGGGCGTTCCACTTCCCGGCGAGAGATGGCGACGCCGTCAACTGGATAAGGCTCAGCATATATTTGGGGCATTGAACAAGCATAGGGGGAAGCGTTTGGTTCCAACAGAGGGTAAAATTAGATCGCTGGTCTTCTTGCATCTTGGTGTTGATGCAGGGCTCAGTCGCCCATAGATTTGTCTCCTGCTCACAGCTGTATCCCCCTGCTTCCCAACCTATGGATAAGCTTTGCCTTCTTTTTATGGCTTGTTTTTGATCAGTGTGTAATCCGCGTCATCATCTGCTTGACGTACCATGATTGCTTTGACTACTTCGGACACACTCGATCAGGAACTACGTAGGTTTTCTCCCCACAGTTACTGTGTCAGGAATGGTGGAGACCCAGTGGTCATTCTTTTGTTGTGATTAAGGTGGCGTTTTAGGTTTTTCTTCTGCGGTACGTAAATATAAGACATAGCCACTTGCATGGATGAGGCTTGTGTTCTTTGATCTTTTGAGTTTTAGGGCATTGGATTTCACATTTGTTCCGTGGAAGGGAAAACCTTCGTCTTCTGTCATGAAAGCTAGACCTGGAATCCATACTGGGGAAGAGTGCGACCAAAGAGACGGCATCTGCGGTAACGAAGATGAACATCTGATCAATCTTCACAGGAGTGCTACTACTTGTGGTTTGGCATGAAAGCATGCTTAAATAATAACTATGGATGAACCTGGTCTTCCCAGTATTATAAGCTACAGATCTGCCAACGCTGTCAAGACAAATAATGGTCAAAGGGTGGGGTGGAAAGCTGGTAAGGTGGACCGAACAAAGGATGTGCAAACAGACTGATGCATGAAACCTGCAACAACAAGGATGTTTAAGCCACAGTTGCAGGGGACTGGCAGTAAGCCATACGTTAGCTGTCAAGGAAGAAAGCATCATCAGTTCATGAAGAAGACAGTACTCCTTCCCCTCTCTGTCTTCTTTGTCAGCACTTAATCCTCATCCAAACTTAAAACTCATGAATTTGATATCAGAAAACTTCAAGTTACAAAGTGATAATACTATTATAATCACAAGATCAAAACAAGATAGCGTCTTTGGATTTATCTCCTCGTCTGTTATTTGCGTATAGAGTTGACTTTTAGCATTCTACCCTACACAAAGTCACTATTTTGCATGCACATTCGATTTGGACTGCTGCATCACGAGTCGTATCTGATCTCCGAGCATGAATCCATCCATTTATAGATCTCATAGCATGGAAAAAGAAAATGCCGACCCCATTACATGGGGAAGAGTGTCATTCACGGGGAAGTATGAGGTTGACAGAACTGAGGACTACGATCATGTTGGGAGGAGGATAAGGTCCATCATGCTCATGGTCCATATCATATAGGGATCACAAGATTAATGCGATGACTAGGGGTGCTCTAGTTGGTATCAAAGTTACGTGGAATCAAAATCATGTGGAATCTATTTggtttcaaattttgtagaatcgAAATTGATGGTTCCAAAACTGTGGTTAGAGCTTGTCATAATAACTATAATCACATAATTAACTAGTTTCTTTGTTAATATAGTTTATGTAGTCaaaaatgatgatgataataaagtTACAAACAAAAAAaccataattaaatataatatgtAGGACACAAACCATATGTATGGTTCCAAGTTCTTTACTAAAATCAATCATTCTTCCTCTAACATAAATGCATTTtccttcaaaaagaaaaataaagcatAACTATGAAATGGTCCAACTTGGTTCTCCTTGCAAGTTGTAGCTCTCATTGCCACTAAGATGCAGTAGTAGCTGTTTGCTTCTCTATGTCTATCTCCATGATCATTGAGAACACCAAGTTTCAGTAAAATTAATAGCTGTAGGCATCAAATTATTTGAGTTGTAGTACAATTTGTTTCTATATGCACTCCTTTTCATAAGCTAGTTGATCCAGCAAGGTTTCTTGAGGAGGGTGATAGGGTTTGAGGAGAAAACTAGGGGATAAGCTTCTAAGGAAAAGGACATCCCCTCTTTTGTCCAGTAGGTATATACAATTGAAAATGTTGGCTACTTAACTCTTCTGCAACATTGATTAGGATAAGCCATTGAAACTGGTTGTGGCAATTATAGGCAACATGTCCTTGTCATCAATCTCATACTCTTATAAGCCATATAAGTTGGATGATGTTGGGAACATACAATAAATGATGTGCCATAGGCAACTCCATTTAGATGATGATAGAATTTTGTATCAAAAGGTGGTATTTCATAGAGCAGACAGGTGAAATCTTGTCGATTCATCATGCAAAGTGGCAACATCCATTAGCAAaccaaaaaaagggagaagaaaggAAATGTGACTCTTCCACTAACCATCTTTTTCCATTGGTCTTCTAACCCTTGCATTCATCAAGAGGCCAAGTAAAGAATTGGCATGACAAGTGCTGCATGTTTATTTGGCATGTATTGCTCTTTCAAGATGCCGCATATCATCATCAGATCATGTATCTATCCCTCTAATACTTATATATAGATGTCGATGTCAATCTTAGAGCACCATAATAGTGATGTGAACAACCCACACTCACAACAACAACCTATGGAGAACATTTCATAGTGAAGCAAACATCTAAGTGGAGATGGCAAACTCAAATTAAGATAGGTCCCAAATACTCATTAGATTAGCTTTTTAAAGAGAATTTTGGATACTAAgggcataattttttttaaaaaaaaaatattttttttaaatttaaattattttttaagaaattatatattttttagaaaaatagaaAATGATTCTGATGATCGAAGATGTGATGATTATAATGAAAATacgacgacaacaacaacaaataGTATTGTGTTTtgatatgataataataataataatgacttaagtacaattaaaaaaattaaatcttgaaaattttagatttaaaaagACTATAACATTAAAGTTTaaatattctaatttttagaTGCATTCTAAACAATATAGAAAAGGTTGAATTACATGGATAGTCTTTGGAATACCAAGTGTTGTTTTAATTTGAttctcaaaaaaaagaaaaaaagatgtcAAATTAGCACTAAAACTAATAGTGCATAACAATCAATTTGTTTCATTCATTTCAATGTTCAACATGTTAACTAAGATGAATTCTTCATTTAAATGCATTGTCCATGCTTAAAATACTCTCCTTACTTTCATCTTTTATCTTTCTAAAGAACTATCACCCCCACATGATTGAAGGTTTTATCATCTTGCCCATTTAGTGATAGTTTCTTTTGTGTTCCAAAATCATACCTCCTTGATGATGATAActtcaaatataatataaaattattatcatttaTTTCTCGTGAACTAAATATCGATGTTTAATTTTGTTGAGCTTCTAGATTTTATGTACCTCATGAGATTATTCTCTTAGTACCCACAAAAACCCAATACCTCTTTActctcacacacacactctctctctctctctctctttgagatGGGCTAAACTCGAGTCTAGTCCAACCCAAGTGCTCACTTAGGAAATCCGATCTCCTCTTTCTAACCCGGGGGCATTATGCTCGATTCGGATTCGAACCGGGCCATGGTCACTCTGGTCCGCAGGAGTTACTTTAAATCTCGAAGGGATACGTAGGTAATATCAGATTGTTGAGGGCTAAATATGTCCTAATAATTTTGTAGTGACTCGCGTTACACTCCGAACTGGATGGAGTGTACGACCCATGAAGGAAGGTCCATCCAACAACGTCGCGCACTATTGGACAAACTTGGTGGGTTATCACTCCGGGCCCACAGATGCCTCCAATAGAAGAAGAAGGTGGGCGAACGGAAGGTCGAAATAGGTTGGCGTTGTACTTTGTAGAAACCATTTCAATGATTGCGCGTGGTAATAGCAGAGGGTACAACGTACCGGCGGTGACAGGCTCCGAGGGCTGCGGATGACGAGGCACCTCGGGTGACCCCGGAGAATGGCGACCGCTTTACATCCGGCCTCGCTACGCGGACGCACGACTCGCCCTCGCCATCTACATcactctactctctctctctctctgactctCAAAGGGCGAGATGGCGGAATCAGAGGGCGTAGATCAGAGGTCCAACGGCGCTCCCGGCGATGGAGGGGGCGGCGTCGCGCGTCCGATCAAGATCGAGTTCGATCCCGTCACTCCTGGCGGCGGCGAGACGCTCTACTCCGTCATCCGCGACTTTGTCGCCGGCGTCGCCTCGCCCCCGCCTCCCTCCCTCCTTCAGCGGCTCAGATCCTCCGCCGCTAAGGCCGTTCCCCGCCTTCGGGAAGCTTCCAGAATCTCCGTCCGCGACCTCCTCCTCTGGACCGGCCGCGGCGGCCCCCTCCGCGCCCTGTTTGTCATCTCGGTGAGTATACTTTGTAGTTTGATTACCTTTGTTAATCTTCAAGCGGATTAAATCGGATTTTTGTTGGTCGTTTTAGGAAATTGGGTCGTTATTGGGTATGTTGGTTTAACAAAGCTACTAAGATCTTTGATGGAAAATATGTTGAATCTACTTAGATATTTCGGCCTTACCGACTATTTCGGAGGATTTGTAGCTTCTTTTGTTTCGTTAACCCTTGAAGAAGCATTCGTATGAAGGGTATTTATAATTGCAATGTGTCACAGCTTAACTTTAGAATATTAGGCAGGTTATGCGCCTCATCCATTGCTTATCACAGCTTAAACCCTATCGCACGACATCTTGAAGAGTAGTGTACTTGCCATTGTAAATTCCCCTTTTGTAACCCTATTATTATGGAATGTTACTGTAGCTTATGCAAAAGATAACATCTTTCTCACTTTACTTTCTTTGGAATCCATTTTATTTGAAGAAAAACATCCTTATAGCTAGTGCAAAGTTAAATCGTTTTACTAGGTTCTTATGGAACAGTTGTGATTCTTGGAAGAGATTGCATCATGTGGCAATGGTTGtgccatataagctaatcatacacattgcgcccaacataacccagatcgaacccagtGCATGTGAGACCCATATaagcgaaccctagcatagtgcatgtgaggtttaactcggtggtggctccacgtcgtgacgagtcctctgactccgtccacgggtagccctttcctgaaCCCCCTCACTATgctcaaatgctaggtcggctctgataccaaatgtcactacccgagcctgatgggctaactagcctatcaacttcgtttggtctaaaccactgaccaaaatgcttaagctgaagttgatagtagtacactcatcagacccgtataagtcaatcttagtcttgcccactttcgatgtgggactaatcagggatgttacatATTCAGTAGCTAAAAACAATCATAGAATGGGTTGTGAAGGAATATACCTATAAATTCTCGTTATGTCTCGAGATATTAATGTCATCGAAACATCTTGACGGAGAAGCATAATGAGATATTCCTATTTTGCTTTTTAGGTTC from Musa acuminata AAA Group cultivar baxijiao chromosome BXJ1-3, Cavendish_Baxijiao_AAA, whole genome shotgun sequence encodes the following:
- the LOC135618423 gene encoding alpha,alpha-trehalose-phosphate synthase [UDP-forming] 6-like, with translation MVSKSYSNLLELASGESPSLGRISRGIPRVVTATGIVPDLDDSDDDASNASSERSSLSPRDRTIIVANQLPIRAQRRPEGRGWTFSLDQDSLLLQLKDSISEHPDMEFVYVGCLREEIPIPEQDEVSQTLLETFKCVPVFLPADLRSRFYHGFCKQQLWPLFHYMLPLSPDLGGRFDRSLWQAYVSVNKIFADMILEVINPDDDFVWVHDYHLIVLPTFLRKRFNRVKLGFFLHSPFPSSEIYRTLPVREELLRALLNSDLIGFHTFDYARHFLSCCSRMLGLSYESKRGYIGLEYYGRTVSIKILPVGIHMGQLGSVLSLPETEVKVAELMKQFRDRGRVMLLGVDDMDIFKGISLKLLAFEQLLMQHPEWRGRVVLVQIANPARGQGKDVKEVEAESYAMVKRINEAFGLTDYNPVILINKPLQFYERMAYYVVAECCLVTAVRDGMNLIPYEYIIARHGNDKLDEVLGLNPSTLKKSMLVVSEFIGCSPSLSGAIRVNPWNIDAVADAMDSALEMADAEKQLRHEKHHRYVISHDVGYWANSFLQDLERTCKEHDGRRCWGIGFGLKFRVVALDQNFRKLAMEHIVSAYRRTSTRAILLDYDGTLMPQASIDKSPSPKSIQIFNSLCRDKNNLVFLVSAQKRSSLSDWFSPCENLGMAAEHGYFFRLRRDAEWETCVTVADRSWKQIAEPVMRLYTETTDGSTIENKETALVWCYEDADPDFGSCQAKELFDHLESVLANEPVSVKSGPNNVEVKPQGVSKGLVAQRLLSTMKERGLSPDFVLCIGDDRSDEDMFEEIMTAMSGSALSPTAEVFACTVGRKPSKAKYYLDDTAEIVRLLQGLASVSDQSPGSSVPL